CCTCTACCCAAAGACGACGCATACACAAAACCAAGTCTTCATCCACCACCAAGTTATCCAGTGCCAATAGGCTCTGGCGGCAGCGCCATGGCTCTAATGCCTCCCATAGCAGCACCATTTCATGCAGCCAATATAGCTGCTGAGGTAGGGATGCTCGTTCAGACTGCCAGCTATCAACTAAGCGAGTCCAGTCAGAGCGATTCTCTAGCAACACAACTTGGCAATTACCTTGCCTCCATGCATCGTAAATTGCTGGTAAAGCAGGGTCTAGCTGAGCTTGCAAGTCGAGATAGGGACGAGCGGTTTCTGGAATAACATCCTGAATTGTTGTCACAGCAGGGTCTAGCCCTGCCTGTCGCAGGTTTTGGCTTTCAGACTTTTGGGCAAACAAAACCTCTAGCAGTGACATCTGAAAGGGTCGGCAGTCTAGAACCAAGGTTTCTAGTTCTGTACTCGTGGTGGCAGAAATTGGCAGGGTTTGTAGTAACCGATAGCGTTGGGCTCTATCTAAATATTCCCCCACAGGGATTGTTTCTGGTGGTTCTGTCTGTACGATCGCCCACCAATATGTGCCTACCACGGCACCACAACTATTGCAGGTTTCAGCATCTAGAGCTACATCTGCTCCACAAGAGTGACAGATTTTATGGGTCAGTGGCGTGCCACATTCCTGACAAAACCGATTACTTAGTTGGTTTTCAAACTGACATTGAGGACAAATCAGCATTCAAAACTCCCTCAATCTTCACTGCCGTAACTACAGATATTAACAAACCCACCCTAGGATGTACGCTAACTAACACAGGGCCACATTAAAGCTAACGATATAGAGATGAACTCTGTATTTGTGCAACTTAACAAAGCATTCCCCGTAGAAGCACTAATGAATAATGAACCCAAACCCTAATCTAAATCGCTTAACTGCTTTGAACCATGCAAATAGAACCATGCAAATACCAGACGATATATTCTGTATTCTGGTCACATATGCTTAGCTGTCATTCTACATGGGTTTTCAAGCCTGCTAGTATTAATTCCGTCAATTAACTCAAGAATTCTCTGGTCGAAGAGGGCTGCTAACGACTAACACTGGGCGCTACTAACAGTCCACTCCTAGTAAGGCACCTGCTATGAGGGGTTTAGGACATTTTTGCCAAGAACCAGGCTGCTAGTGTTGCTAACGATTAAACACTAGTTACACCGAATTGTTACGATTCAAATCTACCAATGCGCCATGATTTTGCGTACGGCTGCTCTCTGCTGATTCTCTGAAATCCAGCAACACAGTTCTATCAGTTCTTAGCTGTATTCTTAATCTTCACTGTAGAGCATTTGTTAAGGATGGCATCGAAAACTAGGATATGCCGCGACCCAGAGCAAGTCGTGATTATTTGGAGTGTAGAGAGCTACTGCACAAATGTTGATGCAACAGATCGCGGTGGATAAGGGCACGATCGACTAACCCCTGGATCTGCTCTGGCATTAGCGCATCGCTATTGGCATAGCACTCTAACCAAGCTTGACAAATTTGGCTAGGACTCTCTGGCAGATGCTCCAAGTTCCACCCTGGTAAGTTAAGGGCTGTCATCAGGTGTTCTACCTTGGGGTCATAGCTCAGGGCGAAGCAACGGCTGCCCTCGGCAGCAGCCATGATGACACCGTGGAGCCGCATGGCGATCGTCATTTCCACACCTTGAAACACCCCCTTTAACATCCTCGGATCATCCAGACAAAGAATCTGACTGA
This genomic stretch from Cyanobacteriota bacterium harbors:
- a CDS encoding zinc ribbon domain-containing protein, producing the protein MLICPQCQFENQLSNRFCQECGTPLTHKICHSCGADVALDAETCNSCGAVVGTYWWAIVQTEPPETIPVGEYLDRAQRYRLLQTLPISATTSTELETLVLDCRPFQMSLLEVLFAQKSESQNLRQAGLDPAVTTIQDVIPETARPYLDLQAQLDPALPAIYDAWRQGNCQVVLLENRSDWTRLVDSWQSERASLPQQLYWLHEMVLLWEALEPWRCRQSLLALDNLVVDEDLVLCMRRLWVEDNDLSLRDLGAFWQQLFNTAEETQVDVAKLLDDL